The Diceros bicornis minor isolate mBicDic1 chromosome 22, mDicBic1.mat.cur, whole genome shotgun sequence DNA segment AAAGCACAAAATCCCTTAGTTTATCACCTGGATAAATGCTTGGAAAGTAACCATTCATTAATTCTTTATTAACTCATGTAGCACTGAAGGAAGTGGTCACAAATGCTATTGCATCAAGTATAATCTTCATCAACCACTTAATAGCACTGGGTTCCAAAAAGGGAAAGATTGAGGGGAAAAGCAAGATAACGAAATCAAGATAAATGATCAGATAACATTTCTTTGGAATTAGTACCAAAAGTACATGCCTATCTTCATGTTTATTAAAGATAGCATCAGGAAATAgaagacacatttttttaaactatctgattttaaaataatatcaaaacCATTTATATAACGCAGAGATTGGTATTTATAATTATAGAAATGACTCTGATAAATGACTTCCTATTCAAACAATTTACTTTAAACACATTTTTACCACAGGGTGCCACAGTAATTTGGTCAGATTATATTGCCTTCTTATACTATTAGatcatcttgactgcaacctaaCCTTTAAATTACAATCCATGATATGTTAGCAGTATTAAAAAAATCCGATTATTTGCtgggttataaaataaattacctTATTTACTTTCTCTGCACTGCTACCTACAACGACAGAACAGCCACAGGTTTGCAAGTGTGAGCTAATGGCACTGGAAATCgaagaaaaaagatgagaaacaTTGACTGTAAAATAATTtcacaaactaaaaaaaaaaaataaaggcaagtgAGCTTCAAATAACTTAGAATAGCTTTACAGGATGAACACCAAAGCTGTAAGTATAATGCCACCTTTATTTCTATAGTACTTCACATTTTCCACATGCCTTTCACAGAGATTCTTTCACTTGAACCTTACAACTGAGTTAGtaaaatatcaccattttgtAGTGGAAGAAACTGAAGTgtggagaggttaagtgatttattTAAAGTCAAATGGGATTAAAAGTGCCGTTATGAATGGCTGACACTGAGCAGAATCAGGACTAAAGTGCTCTGATTGAAGCCATGTAAGGTTCTAGGTTAAATACACTCGTGCACCTGAGATTCCATCATGAATATAGAGGAAAAGACTGGATATAAAGCAAATACTTTATCCTttcattctcatttaaaaaaattaaatttcatgatCATCTGCAATTGTAAAGAAACACTAAAGTAGAAGTTGAGATTAAACACATCAAGAGAGCACCTTGGATAGGGATTAACAcacaggcattcaataaatattggctattGTTAGTGTTATTATCATTTTCCCTGGAAGAAATATAAATAGACAATGTTAGCTCTTAGCTAATGTTATCTGCTTATATGTGCCAGTGTTTTAAGTGCTTAATATGATTTCTCTCACTCAAtgcttacaacaaccctatgaagtaggtactattattattattcccattttacagatgaggaaatggaggcaaagACAGCTCAGTAGCTTGTCCAGGTTCACACAGTAGTTAACCCTGGAAGTCTGGTTTTAGAACCCACACTCTTAAGTACTAAAATCTCCTGTAAGATGGAAAGGATCAgtataaatatgaataattttctCTTCTAGGCCAAAATAACTTAAGTCCACCCACCGTGCAACTTAATTTGAAAGTGTTCtgcgatattgtgatttataagaaatatatatttggtcattcagatatttctcaaatatatttggtcttcatccagtTTCTGGGTCACAGCTCTGAAAACCCCTGGAATTTCCTGCTCtgaaaacccttggaatttcctaagtgttgcGAGTGATAAAGGCGtcttttgttgtgtgaatgaggtgacttttggaaagcacctaaggatggagaCTGGTTGCAGCCAACCAGGTgattagagggctggaacttGCAGTCTCATCCCCTGACCTTGGGAGGGGAAATGGGCTAGAGGTTGAATCAAtctccaatggccaatgatttaatcaatcatgcctatttaatgaaaataaaaacccaaaaggatggggttcagagagtTTCCAGGCTGGTGAAAACGTGAACATCTGGGGAGAGTGGCATGCTTGAAGAGAGCATGGAAGCTTCGTGCCCTTTCTCCATACCTCGCCCTCCGTGTCccttccatctggatgttcctctgtatcctttatcatatccttttatgataaaatggCAATccagaaagtaaaaatatttctctgagttctgtgagcactcTAACAAATTAATGAAACACAAGAAGgcggtcgtgggaacctctgaccCCCCAGTGGGTCAGAATTACAGGTAACAATCTGGACTTGCCAAGGCATATGAAGTCCAAGGAGTGGGTCCTTGGAACCTCCAAGCTGTAGCAGGTTGgtcaaaagcacaggtaacaacctgagcTTGCAACTGGTATCTGAagttgggggaagagaggaacagTCTTGTGGAATATGACACTGTCTCTGGGCGGATAGTGTCAggattgagttaaattgtaggacactgtGTTAGTGTCCAGAGTATTGTCTGTTGGTGGTGGGGGATTCCACCATGGAACTGAATATAAGAACCCCTTTAGGTTCTTAGTTTCAGCTTTAATGAGAAGTAAAACAAGAAACCGGAACCACACAAGGGACCAAGATTTCTTGTCTAGGGACTATGGAAACTCAGCTTCTTTTAGTATTAGTAAGAGTAACATCAAATACATCACAGATacgtaataaataaaaaaactcacAAAGCTAAGCAATAGTTCAAACATGCAATGTTGTCCCTAGAATAATCTGGGTAGgtattctcttattattttcttctttccaaatcTTGTCGTAAGTGGGCATAAGATTTGTATTGGCTTCATCCAGCTTTTACGAAAAGAAACAAGATTCTTACTTGAGAAGAAAGCCTTCATGACAGCTGTCACCAATATCATCATCACTGAGAACTGTATCAGCTATCTAAaatgcaacaacaacaacaaaaattattctGGCTATAACATAGTGTTGAAATAATCTCTTAATACGCAAGTTTTCTGAAGTCTAGGTGCAGTCTAACACACTGCCCTCATTTCTGAGCATCAAGAGTCCCCATAAAACACTCAGCACTACCCCACACTCTGGGGAGGACAAAGGGGAAAGCTGGTCAGACAGGTTAAGCAACAACTGTTACAGAACCACCCTCTCCTGAGCCGTCAGGATCAGGAGACAAATCTGAATGACCAAGTCAGAAAGCAACAAGAACAGTTTCCCGAAGATTTCTCTGTACATGCACACTGTGTGATTCACAACGACCTCAACAAGCGCTGAAGGCAATTAGATTAGTGAATATCAGTAAACTTTCATTAATTGCCACTTATTGTACAAAGCTTTGTTACAAAAAGTACTGCATGAGATACTGACTGCTTAGTCTATGAGGTCTGGAATTCTCCCAGTTCCAAGAAATACAAAAGTGGTGAAATAacctaaataaatttaattttatcataaCTATCACTGACCAAAACAGCCTCTGTTTGGCCAAAAAATTCAGGATTTTAAGTGAGTTTGTTAAAGTGGCTAATACTTCATATGAATAATATGTACAACAAAAAATGCATACTGCTAAAATTAGAATATTACCAATATACATAATAGTAATATAACTCGAGGGAACTGATGAAGGGTACCATTGCTGCTATTTAACAAGGTAAGTAAGAACTTACATCTATTTCTTCAGGAACACTGTGTGACTTCATAGACGAAAGCAGTTCCATGACAGGAATTACTTCTCCAGTAAGCATTGGAATAATACTCTGACCCtgcacaaaaaaaacaaagtgagGTGAAGACAATCACACAATATAGGATAAGCTgggcaataaaaaattaaaaactgagagCAAACAATAACACCCTTTGATAGAAATACTTGAcaacttgttaaaacacagccCCAAACAAGTCCACTACTACATACATTTCTAAAGGATTTACATGCTAGTTAAGACTCATTTTCACTCTTCCAGGAATAATTTTCTTTAGTCAAAATGGAATCATTGCCTTATCATTTACTGTTACATGCAATGATTAAATCACCAAGCCAAATTTAGAAAGGATCTCCTTGGAAATTTATTTGAGATATAAAAACTCTTGTTAATTACAGGTCATTGatgcattatatatttaaaaacgaGGAAAGCTAAGCATAAAAAGACTTTGAAGTCCTCAGCAAATGACTCAGTAGTAAAGTCTGAATCAATATTCAACCTCCATATTCATAATAACGTATAATCTACCcaactgcaaatcaaaatcatCACACATATTTTATGAATCAATAAAACAAGATTCCTTCAGAGTTCTTTCAAGATACTACCACTACTACTTATTACATCTCAAATATGTAATCCTGAAATTTGTAGTTTCTAGAACGAAATTGAAAACTGACTACAGAACACTAAAATGCAGAGCGTCTGAAATACGGGTGATCCGTCATTTATTCTCTGCCACCAACCGCTCCCTCAAAATTTTTTGAGCATCTGAGTATGTAAACTTTCAGAGAGGTAGATGAAATTGTCATATGTCTATCAATTTTTAGctcaacaggttttttttttttttttttttttttgtgaggagatcagccctgagctaacatccaccaatcctcctcctttttttttcttttttttgctgaggaagacggccctgggctaacatcggcgcctatcttcctccactttatatgggacgccgccacagcatggcttaccaagcagtgcgtcagtgcgcgcccgggatccgaaccagcgaaccccgggccgccgcagcggagcgcgcgcacttaaccgcttgcgccaccaggccgggcccagctcaacaggtttttaaaatcacatattaTTTAAAGTCAATCTAACAATAGTTTTTTTCTCACTCACATTTCATGACACGATTTTATTCAAACTCTTCACATGCATCTTCAAATTAGAACCGTAGACATTCCGAGTCATTTTTTGAGTGACAAAACCCATTTTTCCAGAGCCCTTATCATGTAAGTTGCTTGAGAATTTAAATGTGACGTTGTCTCTAGAAATTTTATCCTAAGCCATAAGCCTCTTTGCATCatacagattttattattttaaaaatttcagcctGTAGGAACCTCCAAACATTACTACTCattgtttctgctttttaatttttaaaatgcttgttTACAATCAACATGTGCAATTCCACAAGAATAATGACTGAAGAAGCTATGTTAAATTTGCTTCCTTGTAAAGCAACTTTATCAGATGACAGCTATAAGCATCCTGAACTAGCACTGACTGAAGTTGTTTCAGACTAATGTGTCATCCCCAAATAGTATTTATTTGTTCAAAATAAAGTCATTGAAAGCACACGATGTGAAATTTGCAAGGACTGAATTATCAGGCAACTCCTTCTTTTCAGAAAGGATAATTGCAGGAAAATACCTTCCCATGGTATGTCACACATGGTATCTCAGACATTTATCATCATAAGTTAATGGATATGCTCATTGAAGCTTAACAAAAAAGTCCTACAAGGCTGAACACAGAAGAGGCTCTAAAAGAAAGTCCCTcaagtttcttttcctccttggACTTCTCTAACTTGAGCTCAGCAGGGGCATGTTTCCCCTTTAAAACCCTCCAGTTTGTCCAAATATACAGAAGCGGTAGGATAACATTTTCAAGAACAGcccttaaaagagaaataaaactaagTTAATAGTGGTAAACTTTGTAAGTACAGGTTTCTGGTTTGGAAAAAATAACCCCAGTAAAAGTAGGATTTCATTGGGTCCTAACTTTCCTTATCTTGAGATAACTCTATAATGACTCCATAATTAGCAGGTACATCTAGAGGCTGGTGAAAGTCACCCCATTCATTGGCACCCTGCTTAGTGACCAGCAAGTAAAGGCCCGGCTTCTCTGggtaaagaaaacattttcttctaagtCTCAGATTTTTCCCCAGAATTACTTCCTCAGGCCTAGAAAGTTATTTACAAAAGCATAGACATAACAATTTTGGAAAGGAGGTCATTTTACAGGGTTTTGAGTTTTCCTTGTTTATGTCCTTGTATTTTCACAAATTTTTAGAAAAGTTATTGTTTAAAACTACCATTCCGTCTGAGGCCTGCTAAGGAGAACCAGAGCAGCAGAGGCAATCCAGCCATGCTCAGACCGGAGTTTGAACAGAAGGAGCGTGGAGGGTGGCCAGGGGCTAAGGGAGTAGAAGTAAAGGAGCCTTTCTCCACTGAAGAGTCCCTTTCAGAACTTCTCTGCTTTACACTGAAACAGTTTGCATCTAATTTCCATAAGAGAAGCCAAATCCTTGCAatcatgcttctcaaactctggtgcCTGCTCCCTAAGGGTATTCAAAGCCACAGGATAAACACCGCCTGTTCTCCTAGAAACTTGATATTATCAGAAACCTGATGAATAAGAAggtgaagaatgtcactgggaaaTTGTAATATTAAAACAAATAGACAGGGGCCGGcttggcctggtggcacaagtggttaagtgcgcgtgctccgctgtggcggcctggggttcaccggctcagatcccaggctcgcaccgacacactgcttgtcaagccatgatgtggcggtgtcccatataaagtagaggaagatgggcatggatgttagctcagggccagtcttcctcagcaaaaagaggaggattggcataagatgttagctcagggctgatcttcctcacacacacacacaaaaaaaccaaccaaacaaaaaaaacaaatagacatATCATAGAACAAAATGTAAACTGCATGAGTTTTAAAGACACAACACGAGACTTCAAAGAAATATGCTTAGAGCTGTGCCTGCACCCCTAGACACAGTAGGGGTATACTCACTTGCCTCCTGTTATAACTACTTCTGTGGAAATGTTTGAGAAGCAATACCTTAAAGaaaatttcacataaaatttaaaatttttactatgaACAAGTTATTCAAAACTCATTCTTTgcaatgagaaaaaaagttaGCAAAATAATAATTTGTAGATGCAACTGCTGTTATCCTTTGCGTATTTAACTCTTCAGGTCTAAGGTATGGAAATTTTCATCCAGTTTATTCCACACATCTTCATAAAGGCTCTGTTCATTCTCAGGCTCACTCTGTCAAAATAACATGGCTTCAGGGCCCTCACAAAAGTAGCCCTCAGCCTTACATAAACACACGCCCTGAGCTCGGTGGTGTTTGATAGCATGCTATCTGCACCTTACCTGATCTTCCATTCTCTCTGTGCCTTCTAAGACTATTTTCtggacattttcttgcctttCCTGAGCAagagaaaattcattaaaatttaaaaaacacgaCCACGACCTTTTgatacttgcttatttttttacaATACAGTTAAATGGCAGACGTTCTTGTGTAACCTAGCTCGTGGGAAAAATACTTTCCATTTTAGGGCAGAAAAAAAGGTGGGGGGCAGGAAATTAGCCCAACAAATTCATGCTCTCATAGACAatacagaataaaagaaaaacaccttttttttcctgcagttAAAAACAGATAATTTAGCAGCAAACAGTCAATGAAACATCTGCATAGCTTTACAAAGGAACTAATGATTTGCACTTTTCAAATTAAATAAGATCAAGTTGAATCTGGGAATTCCTGATTTTGAATGATTTTCATAAACATGTAAGAAATAAGGAGGAAGCCTGCTAACATAGTAAACAACaattcttttaaaagatattatttttCCTTACTATCTGGTAAAAGgcttataaaattaataatgctTTACAGGACTTCCATATTACTATCAAACTGCTAAGTAGACAGGAGAATTAAATTTGTTCTTCAAATctcatgtaaatataaatatcacTATATATTAAACTATAGGATTTAAGGGATAACAGTAATTTCCTCTAGCTCaatctgcaaaattaaaaggaataTCTCCTAGAAACCATTTGGtccaacctcctcattttacaaatttcAGAACTTGGCAAAGAAGTTAAAGGGACCAAAGGCTACATTACTCAGCCACCCGCTTATGAAACAATTGTTTTGAATTGCCTGTACCTACACATGGCAGTAGGTGAAGGACAGGGTCatgcaaagcaaaaacaaaaaaaatggttTTAGAGTCAAGGGCTCCCAAGACAAACCTAGACTCTAAAACTTATTATGTTCTTGATATCTCTAAGCTTTAGCTTTTTATCTGTAATGTGGAGCTATCATCTCCTGCCTTCCAGAGTTATTATGAAGATCATTGACATCAGACTGGATCTATCTGTATCCAATAAGGTAGACACAAATAACAGCTATTGTTTGAAGTTAACTggatataatttctaaaattagATATAAATGTATCAGAAGATAAACTTTCAACAGCTGGGTTAGCATGATTAATAAGCTCAAAAACCACTCACCTTGTGCATCCATATCCTTCCCTTCCTGATAATGTGTGTTAATCTGTCAACACACACTCTGTGAAGTGGGAGGTAGAAGCTAAGCTCCGTCTGTGGAAGTATAATTGATAGTCCATATGTGCTCCTATCCCCATTCCAGTTTCCATCGAAGATTAATGAAACAATAATTACTCCTTTTTCAGACAAGACAAAAAACTTTACATCGATAGCCCCGCTCTCCGCATTTCGAAGGATTTCTCCATTTAGGGTGTGGTTGGCAAGAAAAGTTATTTCTCCGTCGCTGAGAAGTACTTGTTCTGTCTTTGGAGCCCAGATGTGTCTTACTCTAGGACCAAGAATATTGTCCCAGTAAGCAAAGGTAGCTGCTAATAAAGGCGATTCACCACTTAAAGCAATCTCTGTCTTGGCAACAGCTGGAGATGGTGGTGGACAGAGATTCGACATCACGGCATCCCCACTGTCACATTATCCAAATGCTCCAGGGGTATCTAAACAGTGACAAACAAAACCAATGATTAGGTGCAGCAATTTTAAAGACATCCATCAAAAACTCAAATGACTTAGGCATACGTGGTTTTCTCCTCTTCAGTCCAAAAAGATTTGGAAGCATGCCTCTTACCAGGATAGAGACATTCAATCAGTATGGCAGGTGCACATTAAGTGTTTGCTGATATGATGATAATTTTACAATCATAGTAACTTGTCCCTTATGTTCAGGACCTACACTTAGAAATCCAAAATAATAATGAACTAAAAAAGGGCCTCTGAACACTGATATGAAATATCATATACTAAAGCTCCTAGAATAGATCCCCACTGTTCCCACATATCCAGTCTATGTGCAATTCTAatatgatggatatttggatccTAAACCATAGCAACTAAAGAGGAGCAAATTGGGAAGAGGAGGGCTCAGCTAGAGACCATGACACttgtgggttgaactgtgtcctcccaaaatacgtgttcaagtcctaaccccctgTAGCTgtcaatgtgaccttatttggaaataggtgtAATCAAGCTAAGACTGGGTCATACTGGaataggatgggccctaatccaacgactggtgtccttataaggaaaGATTTGGAGACAGGCAGACACAGAGGAAAcaaggccacgtgaagacagaggcagaaattggagtgacACAGTtgtaagccaaggaacgccaaggatgGCTGGCAACCACTAGAAGCTaaggagaggcaaggaaggattcttccctggaGACTTCAGAAGAGCACCTTATTTccacttctagcttccagaactgtgacagaaaTTCGCATTGTTTTACATCACCGTTTGTGGTACTTTCttatggcagtcctaggaaaTTAGCAAAACACCTGACAGTAGAAATACCTTAAAgctgctaaaaaacaaaaaagacaaaggattgcaaaaacacaaacaacctggaacagtaattaaaaatgagcaaacagTCCTGTTATTCTCAATGAACTCTCTGGGTATCAGTGTACTAAAGCCCAACAATGGTGTTTAAAATGACACTGAAACATCAAGACAAAGATACATACATTTAATATGCTATTCAAGAAAGCAATGTAGCATTTTATCATTACAAAGAAAGTTCTATactaaatggctaaaataaaaaagcttcAGTTATTTAGAAGATGTAGAGAACCAGACGAGTGCACGGGCCCTGTTCAAGCCTTTCAATCTACTGAGAAAACAGAGAAGAGtgaactgcccaaggtcacagagctgggctAGAATCCAGTCTCTTGTGTATCTTGAAACACTCAAATATAACACTCAAAGTGTACATTCTATGTGATATGAGTGTAAAACGAATCATTCTTGCCTAATATTAAAATTGAATACTTGTGTTGAAAGAccgaaaataaaaaaaaattatgacaatTTTGTTTAAGCAAGCCTAAAATTGTGGAATCTAGTCCTCTTAACGGTAAAAGATAGCAGTTAGTAAGTGAACTATGATATACCTATTTTTGCCTATATGATTGCTTAGGGAGATAACATTTGATCTATAACCAAATTCATGTCAAAATAAACCATTTTACTTAAAGAATTTTATCTATATCTTGTCAAGAGAGTTCAGAGATTGATGAAAAGCAGTGACTTCTATTTTTAAAGTATCAAATGAGCACTTTTATCATGGATGTCAAGAATAGGTTTACAAAGCTTGGCCAGACACTTCATAGTAAGTATGTGCAGAAATGGTTTCACACAAAGGCAGTCCTCAtgtgtgtatttttcatttcagaaaatCATTGAgggaatatttactttttaacgTGGTATATCAATTTAATAGTCTTAAGAGACTACAGTGGACATAAGCTGTCAAGTTTATTTAATACATCCACTGTTTTGGATACAATTTAAACAGTTTACAATGATAGAATACAGGAATATAATTTGAATTGAAACTGTAATGATGCTACTGTCATCATTAACAACAGCAAACAAGGCCAAGGAGACGAATTAAGTAAACACACAGCCATAAAATTATATTGTATCATATTTTTCTTTGgttctttcttttggataaaaAAAGGTGAATAATCATAAAGGAAATATTATAACTTAAACATTTCACCATTACActgaaaataaaagcatttcCTAAAACCGAATGAAGCCCTACAGCAAATCTGGTTGGACTATGGGAAAATTCTCTACCTGGTTATGAAAATTAAACTATTTAAACAATTAATCACATTCATTCTCACTGCTAGTATcatttgaaagaaaacaaaaggatcaCATGGAATTGTTTAGCTTAACATCCTGCCAAAAGAAAGAATCCGAGAAATGAAATGTCACAGAGAAGTATAATTAGGAGagttataaaaatgattttactAACACTTAAAGTCATCATCTTTGGTGAGGAACATCCATATATACAAATGTGGCTGAAAAAAGTCAGTTCAAAACCAAAAGTCTTTTATCTACATGTCTTATTTACATGTAGTGTTGGCTACTCCAGAGCATTATCAAACATTAACCATAGTCTTTTGAGGgaagccaggatccaaactgggtgACGCGATGGCTTGCCACTCCTGTAAACAAAGAACAGGGTTCATGAGGATGTACCAACATACCTTCTGAAAATAATCCAACATATGCAGACACAAAGATTATGTTAATTATCATCTGTTAAAACTGTTAGCAGAGTGGTAGCTTTGAAGCTTTGCTTCTTCTTAAACTTTTGCTAATCATTAGCCATCTCTTCTCCGACTGTTATTTAGAAAGTTGATTGGTCCACTGCTGTTGTAAACCAGAATTCTACCACCATAAAGCCCCACTTCTTGTAACCAtgctttctgtttattttctcccagtcctaACAGAAGCAAGGTCCTAAACCAGCCCACCTTCCAAAACAGGAGCTCCCCATGCCAACTTTAACGACAGTGAACCGCTTGTAACTACCAGACTGCAatactttctaaatttttatttttatctaaatttttaagGCAAGACTGGAGATGAAGTTCATGGTATCACTATCAGGCTCTCGCTCTCTCCCAGATCCAAGTTTCTCAGATAATAGCCAATTCCTTTCTCTGAAAGCAAATTTTGTACTGCTAACAGAGCCAAATAAAGAGACTATTTTATCAACTTTATAAGGAAAATAGACCTTTACCCCCTATGAATTGCTTTCTGGAGCAGGTTAGTGCTGGCTTAGTGCATAATCTGCAATGTGGTCTATAATTTCTCTCATTCGTTTCATATGTATACAGGGCATAGTCATCACGAGGCAATTTCCAAGTGATACAGGGCTTTCCCAGTGGCAAGTCTGGCGGAGGTGCTGGCAACAGTGTCTGTGTCACCTAACATCATCATATTTCAAGTATTCTGACTCCATAGTATTAATCTCTCATATACTATATTCTTGCTTCAGTGATGTTTCCATTACCTCAGAAGTTTTCTAAAGTGTGAGAAAAATGGTATCTAAGGAAcagtattttccaaattaaaagtAATGTCAGACGTATTGTGTCCCCTCACTTTGCATCACAGGTGAGGGATGGGCACAGGCTGAATCCATATTCACCCACTGGCCACAAACCTGTTACTTTACTAGCACCTAACCATCTCCCTTGTTTCTGAAACGGTCACCTGTCTCGGGCAAGTTAAGTGCGtgacctctctctgtctcctgaaCACAGAGCCTGGCGGAGATCCCCGGGGCCAGTGAGACCCGGTGTGGACACGACAGATGTGTAATCAGTGCGCTTCTTTCCGCAGCTGATACCATCAGTCAAGTGATGCCCAAGTCACAGCGGTCACTTCCTTTAAGTAAGTCTGTGTAATCTCGGGGCTGTGAAGCAAGAGGTCCTGCCCCACGGAATGGGAGCACAACCCAGGCTAGAATTGCTGCCCAAATTTACAAGACACCAGCAATCCTTAGAAACTTCTATTCGAATTCTCTCAGCGAATACTACAGCATGTCCACACCGCCATCCCACCCGCGTTATTATCTCCTCTGGGACCCCGACGTGGTCCGCAGCAGGCGCGCACCGCCTGCCCTCTGGCCTTCCCCCGGCCAGGCCTCCCGGTGCCCGAGGCTCCCCTCCCCCGAGCCCGCGGCGGGTCCTCCGGGTCCCCGGGAGGCGCGGGCTCGGGGACTGCGGGCGCGAACCGGGAGGAGGCCCGATCCCCATGCCCTGGTCTGCGCCGCCGCCGCCAGGAAGCCCGGGCCCGGATGCAGGCAACCGCACTGGTCGCCGGGCTGGAACACCCGACGCCGGCTTTTGGGCAGGGAAGAGAGGGGAACAGAGAGGACGAGCCCAGCAGAGTCCCGCAGCGAGGCTCCGCCGCGACCCCGGCGACGTCCCCGCACCCCGACCCCAAACAGCCGCGAGCCCGCCGGCCTCGCACTCACCCTCTCGTCGCCGCCTgcgcctccgccgccgccgccgccgc contains these protein-coding regions:
- the C9orf72 gene encoding guanine nucleotide exchange factor C9orf72 homolog, translated to MSNLCPPPSPAVAKTEIALSGESPLLAATFAYWDNILGPRVRHIWAPKTEQVLLSDGEITFLANHTLNGEILRNAESGAIDVKFFVLSEKGVIIVSLIFDGNWNGDRSTYGLSIILPQTELSFYLPLHRVCVDRLTHIIRKGRIWMHKERQENVQKIVLEGTERMEDQGQSIIPMLTGEVIPVMELLSSMKSHSVPEEIDIADTVLSDDDIGDSCHEGFLLNAISSHLQTCGCSVVVGSSAEKVNKIVRTLCLFLTPAERKCSRLCEAESSFKYESGLFVQGLLKDSTGSFVLPFRQVMYAPYPTTHIDVDVNTVKQMPPCHEHIYNQRRYMRSELTAFWRATSEEDMAQDTIIYTDESFTPDLNIFQDVLHRDTLVKAFLDQVFHLKPGLSLRSTFLAQFLLVLHRKALTLIKYIEDDTQKGKKPFKSLRNLKIDLDLTAEGDLNIIMALAEKIKPGLHSFIFGRSFYTSVQERDVLMTF